One Brassica napus cultivar Da-Ae chromosome C2, Da-Ae, whole genome shotgun sequence DNA window includes the following coding sequences:
- the BNAC02G14830D gene encoding uncharacterized protein BNAC02G14830D, translating into MMDRANHGSSTRKRGRPLGDEGQAQHPPVVTTTDENLIGQVFSGVVEGSFEAGYFLNVKVLDTEKQLKGIVFLPNKVAPVTPATDLFPQAKMYVREHITTPPEVKTNQSDKNQSAMLPDNHPVSLGSEAINERNHPVDAEMKDVGLTETKGQTLSLMPQFASDDVPKEDHTVLRSEACESSKTAVTATSSLPEDSTTFVDFFPAPGTNRKQATGSSSSFSLELFQSETNQLGTEDEKSPAGVEPRGVEVKSASPVDDDVPEELQLELGNKKMNASALAATEANPEQPASSKSGFLVDLFETREETVKEPEQSNAASESGFLEAATQVDDDNDS; encoded by the coding sequence ATGATGGACCGAGCGAATCACGGATCGAGCACGCGTAAAAGGGGTCGTCCTCTCGGAGATGAAGGCCAGGCTCAGCACCCACCTGTTGTTACTACCACTGATGAGAATCTGATTGGTCAGGTTTTTTCCGGTGTGGTTGAAGGTTCTTTCGAGGCAGGATACTTTCTCAACGTTAAGGTCCTTGACACTGAGAAGCAACTCAAAGGCATCGTTTTCTTACCAAATAAAGTCGCTCCTGTTACTCCAGCTACTGATCTGTTTCCCCAAGCTAAGATGTATGTTAGAGAACATATCACAACTCCACCAGAGGTTAAGACAAATCAATCTGATAAAAACCAATCTGCTATGCTGCCTGATAATCATCCAGTGAGTCTTGGTTCCGAGGCTATTAATGAGAGGAATCATCCTGTGGATGCAGAGATGAAAGATGTTGGTCTCACTGAAACTAAAGGCCAAACCCTCTCTCTGATGCCGCAGTTTGCTAGTGATGATGTACCCAAAGAGGATCACACTGTCCTCAGATCTGAAGCTTGTGAATCAAGCAAGACAGCAGTTACAGCCACTTCTTCTTTACCTGAAGATTCTACCACTTTCGTTGATTTCTTTCCAGCACCTGGAACAAATCGAAAACAGGCCACGGGATCCAGCTCGTCTTTCAGCCTTGAACTCTTTCAGAGTGAGACTAATCAACTGGGAACTGAGGATGAGAAATCTCCTGCAGGTGTTGAGCCTCGTGGAGTGGAGGTCAAATCAGCCTCTCCCGTTGATGATGATGTGCCAGAGGAGCTTCAGCTAGAGCTTGgcaacaagaaaatgaatgctTCAGCTCTTGCAGCAACTGAAGCAAATCCTGAGCAGCCTGCTTCATCCAAGAGTGGTTTCTTGGTGGATTTGTTTGAAACTAGAGAAGAGACAGTGAAAGAACCAGAACAATCTAATGCAGCTTCAGAGAGTGGCTTCTTGGAGGCAGCAACACAAGtagatgatgataatgattcTTGA